A window of Phycisphaerae bacterium genomic DNA:
TGTCATTGAACCATACCATTGTCAGCATCGGCACGCTGAGCCGGAACCGGTTCTGGAATGAGCAGGAAGCCAGGCGAGTGGCTCATTCGACCACCACCCTGGTTCGCAGCGGGTCGACCGCCATCCTGATCGATCCCGGACTGCCGGCCGAACTGCTCGTTCGACGGCTGGACGAACGGGCTGGTATCGGCGTCGGCGACATCGACACCGTATTCCTGACCAACTTCCGGCCCGCCCACCGCCGAGCCCTGCCGGCGCTGAGCAAGTCGACCTGGCTCATGCACGAGCCGGAGATCGAAGCGATGCGACGCCATCTGGCGGAGATGAGACGGAATCTGCTCGACGAAGGTCCGGCAGGGAAAGGTCAGTCCGAGGAGGAACTCCTGGGCTTGATCGGCGCCGAGGAGTCGCTGCTGGAGAGGGTTCAGTCGGCACCCGAGAAGCTCACCCCAGCGGTGCACCTGTATCCGACGGCCGGCGTGACGCCCGGGGCCTCCGGGTTGCTGCTGGCCGGCCCGGCTCGCACCACCATCGTCGCCGGAGATGCGGTCGTGACGCGCGACTACTTCGAAGGCGGACGCGTCTGGGAGCACGCCGAGGACGTGGAGGAGGCCAAGCGCTCGTTCATGGACATTCTCGAGGTGGCCGACGAGATTATCCCCGGGCACGACAACGCCTTCGCGGTATTCGGGCGATAGGAGTCCTAAGATCGCATTTGTCAAGTACTTGGCCCTGGCTCAGAGATGGCGGAAAAACGCGCTCGAATCAAAGCCCGCGCGTTGCTTGACACTGTCTGGCCGCACAGTTAGTCTCGCCTCCATCGGAGCAGAACGTCATGGAAGTCCGCATGGACCTCGCTCGGATCGTGATCAGCGATACCAGCGAGCAACAGATGATTGTCCTGAAGGAGCGCGACGGCGCCCGGCACTTCCCGATCATGATCGGGTTGACGGAAGCCATGGCCATCGACCGCCGCGTCAAGAGCACCCCATTGCCTCGGCCGCTGACCCATGATCTGCTGGCCAATGTGATCGGGGACCTGAACGGCGAGCTGGAGAAAATCGTTGTTCACGACCTTCGGGAGCACACGTTCTACGCCAAGCTGGTGATCCGGCAGAACGGGAAGCTGATCGAGGTGGACTCTCGGCCGTCGGATGCCATCGCCCTTGGAGTGGCCAGCGACACGCCGATCTACGTGGAAGAGAGCGTCTTGCAGCAGGTATGTGAGCCAACCGACTCGTGAAGGGAAGGTTCGAGGATATGGCGGGTTCCGCAGCGGTGGACGAGGCAACAGTGGGGACGACGAGTGCGACGGCGACCCAGAACGTGCTTGAGGCGGGTTTCCTGCACTTCGCGGAGTTCTGCCGCTCACGCTGGCCGTCCGACCAGGGTCGCCCGATGGTCGTCACCCGGGCCCCGGGGCGGCTCGATTGCATGGGCGGCATGGCCGATTTCAGCGGTGCCCTGGCCCTTCAACTGCCGCTGGGCCGGGGCGTCTATGTGGCCGCCGGACGGCGGGAGGACCAGAAGATCGTCCTACGATCCCTCGGCGTGACCGAATCCGGCCAGCCGGCCGAGGCGGAGTTTCCGCTGGCCGCGCTGTACCAGGCGGACGGGCGGGTGGCCACGCCGTCGGCACTGGCCGCCCAGTTCGAGACGTCGCCATGGGTGCGGCATATCGCTGGCGTGTGCCTCGGAATGTTGCGAGCGGGCCTGGTGCCGCATTTCGGCGGCGGCTTGTCGCTGGTGATCCAGTCCGACGTCCCCGCCCGGGCGGGACTGGGAATGTCTTCGGCCATTCAGGTGGCGGTCGCCAAGGCCCTGGTCGCCGTGCTCGAAGTCGAGATCTCCGACGGGCAGTTGCTGTCCGTCTGCCGGGAGGCCAACACCCACGTGGTCGGGGCCCAGCCCGGCCTGGTCGATCACCAGACCTGTCTGTGGGGGGAGACCGGTGTCTTGCTCCAGATCCGCTGCCAGTCGGACACCATGATGGGCACCCTCACCCTCCCGCAGGATGTCAGGTTCGCCGCGGTGGACAGCGGGGTCCGGCTTCCAATCTACGACCAGCGCTATGCCGACAACCGCGTTTCGGCGCTGATCGGCAAGTTCTTCATCGAACGACTCATGCGGACCTCCGGCACGAACGGAGACCCACTGGGCGGCTATCTGGCAAACATCGCTCCGAGCGAATACGTCCGGCGATTCCGCAACGAGCTTCCGGTCAAGATGAAAGGCCGTGATTTCCTCGGGGAGTACGACCCGCCGGAAGATCTGGCGGCGTCGGTGGACCCCGGCCGGATCTACAAGATTCGTTCGCGTACCGAACATCACATCTACGAGAACGACCGCACACATCGTTTCCTGGAGCGGTTGGCCCGGGTGCGGCGAACCCAGGATCGCGTTACCCTGACCGAGGCCGGCGAACTCATGTACGCCTCTCACTGGAGCTACGGGCAGCGCTGCGGGATGGGCAGCATTGAAACCGACGTGTTGGTCAGTCTGATACGGGGGGCAGGGGTCGCCAAGGGTTTGTTCGGGGCCAAGGTGACCGGCGGGGGCTGCGGGGGCGCGGTCGCCGTGCTGATGACCGATACGCCCACGGCTCAGGCAACCTTGGACGAAGCCTGTGCCGCCTATGCGGCCAAGACCGGCAAGACCGCGACGGTTCTGCGGGGAAGCTCGCCCGGCGCAACCGCCTTCGGCGTTCGATACCTCGACTGACTCCTCTCAGCGGCTCTCCAGCCGGTTGGGTAGGGCTGCCGGAATATGGGTCCGGCTCAAGGTCTGCCCGGGTCCCGGCGGGGTGAAGGCCGGCCGCGCAGGGAAGAAAGCGATCAGCATGAATCGGTCAATCCAGCTGGATGGCACCTGGGAGTTCACTCAGGCCGGACCGGGGAACAAGCGGATACCACGATGGCTGCCGGCCACCGTGCCCGGCACCGTCCACACCGACCTCCTCGCCAACCGGGAGATCGAGGATCCGTTCTACCGCATGAACGAGCTCGATGTCCGCTGGGTGGAGGATTGCGATTGGGTCTACCGGCGGACGTTCAACGCCCCCGCCGAGGTCCTCAACACCTCGCGAGCCCTGTTCCTGGATTTCGACGGACTCGACACCTTCGCGACCATTCGCCTCAACGGTCGGAAGGTCGGCACGACCGACAACATGTTTCACGACTGGCGGTTCCGGGTGGATCGGTTCCTGAGGCCGGGAACGAACACACTCGAGGTCGAGTTCGCCTCACCCCGGCGAGAAGCTCAGCGGCTCGCCGACCGCTCCAAGACGCAGTACAAGTCCATGTTCTTCGAGCCGCGCAACTTCATCCGTAAGGCCCAGTACTCAGGCGGCTGGGACTGGGGTCCGCGGCTGATGACCAGCGGAATCTGGCAATCCGTGCGGCTTCGCGGGATCGAATCGGCCGAAATTCGCGATCTGGGCGCGCGAACCGTCAGCCTGTCGCAGAAGCAGGCGGTGCTCGACGTCGAGATTGAGATCGACGCCCATGTCGCCGGCCGGGCGGTGGTGAAGCTCGACCTGGTTGAATCCGACCACCGGGCCGGGCACGCCCTGATCCGCGCCCGGCTCAAGAAAGGCGCGCAGTCGCTCCGCTCGCGAATGGTGGTCGATCGGCCGCGGCTCTGGTGGCCGGTGGGCATGGGTCGGCAGGACCTGTACCAGTTGGCGGCCACCCTCGAGGTGGATGGGGTGGCGGCCGACGCCAGCACGTGTCGCATCGGTCTGCGGTCGGTGGAGCTGGTCCGGCGCAAGGATTCCCAGGGCGAGTCTTTTGGCTTCCGGGTCAACGGCCGGACAATGTTCTGCAAGGGAGCGAACTGGATTCCCGGCGACAGCTTCCTGCCGCGATTCACGCCGGACCGCTACCGGGCCAGGCTGACCGACGCCCGGGATGCAAATATGAACATGCTGCGGGTGTGGGGCGGCGGAATCTACGAGACGCCGACGTTCTTCTCGATCTGCGACGAGCTGGGCATTCTGGTCTGGCAGGACTTCATGTTCTCCTGTGCCGAGTATCCGGAAGACAAGGCCCTCCAGGCCAGGGTGCGCCGTGAGGCCGAACACGTGATCAGGCGTCTGCGCAACCATCCGTCGCTGGCCTTGTGGTGCGGATGCAACGAGAACCAATGGGGCTTCGACGAGTGGTGGCCGCCGCGACCGGGCCGCTTCGGCGAAGTGTATTACGACAAGATTCTCCCGGCGGCCTGCGCCAAGCTCGACCCGTCACGGCCGTATTGGCCGGGCAGCCCATACGGCGGCTCCAGCGCCAACGACCCGAACGTCGGCGACCGGCACGAGTGGTCGGTCTACATCTTCTGGCAGAACCCGGAAAAGTACCACGACAGCAAGGCCCGCTTCGTCAGTGAGTTCGGCTTTCAGAGCATGCCCGCGGCCAGGACGATCCGCGAGTTCACCGCCCCCGAAGATCGCCACCTGTTCAGCCGAGTCATCGACCATCACAACAAGTGCGAGGACGGGCATCCGCGGAACATGAAGTTCCTGGCTCATGGCTACGGCGTGCCCAGGGATCTCGACGAGTACGTCTATCTTTCCCAGATCGCCCAGGCCGAGGCGATCAAGACCGGCGTCGAGCACTGGCGGCGGCTCTGGCCGGCGACGACCGGGGGAGTTCTCTACTGGCAGTTCAACGACTGCTGGCCAGTCGCCAGTTGGTCAGCAGTGGATTCGCAGGGTCGCCCCAAGGGGCTCTGGTACGCTACTCGCAG
This region includes:
- a CDS encoding MBL fold metallo-hydrolase yields the protein MSLNHTIVSIGTLSRNRFWNEQEARRVAHSTTTLVRSGSTAILIDPGLPAELLVRRLDERAGIGVGDIDTVFLTNFRPAHRRALPALSKSTWLMHEPEIEAMRRHLAEMRRNLLDEGPAGKGQSEEELLGLIGAEESLLERVQSAPEKLTPAVHLYPTAGVTPGASGLLLAGPARTTIVAGDAVVTRDYFEGGRVWEHAEDVEEAKRSFMDILEVADEIIPGHDNAFAVFGR
- a CDS encoding bifunctional nuclease family protein is translated as MEVRMDLARIVISDTSEQQMIVLKERDGARHFPIMIGLTEAMAIDRRVKSTPLPRPLTHDLLANVIGDLNGELEKIVVHDLREHTFYAKLVIRQNGKLIEVDSRPSDAIALGVASDTPIYVEESVLQQVCEPTDS
- a CDS encoding glycoside hydrolase family 2 protein, with protein sequence MNRSIQLDGTWEFTQAGPGNKRIPRWLPATVPGTVHTDLLANREIEDPFYRMNELDVRWVEDCDWVYRRTFNAPAEVLNTSRALFLDFDGLDTFATIRLNGRKVGTTDNMFHDWRFRVDRFLRPGTNTLEVEFASPRREAQRLADRSKTQYKSMFFEPRNFIRKAQYSGGWDWGPRLMTSGIWQSVRLRGIESAEIRDLGARTVSLSQKQAVLDVEIEIDAHVAGRAVVKLDLVESDHRAGHALIRARLKKGAQSLRSRMVVDRPRLWWPVGMGRQDLYQLAATLEVDGVAADASTCRIGLRSVELVRRKDSQGESFGFRVNGRTMFCKGANWIPGDSFLPRFTPDRYRARLTDARDANMNMLRVWGGGIYETPTFFSICDELGILVWQDFMFSCAEYPEDKALQARVRREAEHVIRRLRNHPSLALWCGCNENQWGFDEWWPPRPGRFGEVYYDKILPAACAKLDPSRPYWPGSPYGGSSANDPNVGDRHEWSVYIFWQNPEKYHDSKARFVSEFGFQSMPAARTIREFTAPEDRHLFSRVIDHHNKCEDGHPRNMKFLAHGYGVPRDLDEYVYLSQIAQAEAIKTGVEHWRRLWPATTGGVLYWQFNDCWPVASWSAVDSQGRPKGLWYATRRFYSPVLVSLRPVGKTVYGPTDLEVWVTSDAATGRAARLETAAWTMSGRLLHRRRMNLRLPANRSRRVATLAYGELGLSHPDQELVHVRLLSGRKMLSENIHYFSPAKYIEWPSPNLRPSVRAERGAMRIDIRSRVAVRGLELAADRWEGRFSDNFFDLPPGQERTVYWVPRAGLPSAQSFKRELSLRSLATR